Proteins encoded within one genomic window of Candidatus Nezhaarchaeota archaeon:
- a CDS encoding SCP2 sterol-binding domain-containing protein — MVVVFPSKEWLEELYRRVNSDEQYKKVAAKWEGDFVCIVELDQEALKDFQKPKVLRGLISLLAAIPTEKRIAYKGTPTEKFVQKLGIALDQDIDLSKLNFEELARKVGEIKLDEIKGASTYIWLDFWHGELRNAKPIAPGEIPNPRFVLSGPYAAFKELVTGKVDTTTQIVRGKLKLRGDLGYLMRNVAAVTRFGQLMSSIPIDVG, encoded by the coding sequence ATGGTTGTAGTTTTCCCTTCTAAGGAATGGTTGGAGGAGCTCTATAGGAGAGTTAATAGCGATGAACAGTATAAGAAGGTAGCTGCAAAATGGGAAGGAGACTTTGTATGTATAGTTGAACTCGATCAAGAGGCTCTGAAAGACTTTCAAAAGCCAAAGGTTCTACGTGGTCTCATATCGCTACTAGCAGCAATCCCTACGGAAAAGAGGATTGCCTACAAAGGTACTCCTACTGAGAAGTTTGTTCAAAAGCTTGGGATAGCTTTAGATCAAGACATCGATCTCTCAAAGTTAAACTTTGAAGAGCTTGCTAGGAAGGTCGGAGAAATAAAACTTGATGAAATAAAAGGGGCCTCAACCTACATTTGGCTTGATTTTTGGCATGGAGAGTTGAGGAACGCCAAGCCGATTGCTCCCGGGGAAATCCCGAATCCTAGATTCGTCTTAAGTGGTCCCTATGCAGCCTTCAAGGAGCTCGTAACGGGCAAAGTTGACACGACGACTCAAATAGTGAGAGGGAAGCTGAAGTTAAGAGGCGATTTGGGGTATCTAATGAGGAACGTCGCCGCGGTCACTAGATTCGGTCAACTCATGTCGTCGATACCGATAGACGTAGGTTAA
- a CDS encoding DUF2148 domain-containing protein, which translates to MVMEGRERIVEESLINVARLMALSAITAPKARGIDNIVVGIVQDKIDIDRLAETMEKMAEELGEYFRRDADNIRRSNVVVLIGCKVKEVGVKAPQSYKYDINLVLSLINLGIAIGSAVKTASIHNVDNRVMYTAGLAAQNLKLIDADVVLAIPLSATSKNIYFDRPPITR; encoded by the coding sequence ATGGTTATGGAGGGTAGAGAGAGGATAGTTGAGGAGTCTTTAATCAACGTGGCTAGGCTCATGGCTCTAAGCGCGATAACGGCCCCCAAAGCTAGGGGTATAGACAATATAGTTGTTGGGATAGTTCAAGATAAGATTGACATAGATAGACTCGCTGAAACTATGGAGAAAATGGCTGAGGAACTAGGTGAGTACTTTAGGAGGGATGCTGATAACATAAGAAGGTCGAACGTCGTAGTTCTTATAGGCTGCAAGGTGAAGGAAGTAGGGGTCAAAGCACCTCAATCCTACAAATACGACATCAACTTAGTACTGAGCTTAATAAACCTAGGCATAGCTATAGGTTCAGCGGTCAAGACGGCTTCCATTCACAACGTAGATAATAGGGTTATGTATACTGCAGGCTTAGCAGCTCAGAATTTAAAGTTAATAGATGCCGATGTAGTATTAGCAATTCCGCTGAGCGCTACATCGAAGAACATATACTTTGACAGACCTCCAATAACAAGGTAG
- a CDS encoding OB-fold nucleic acid binding domain-containing protein produces the protein MRKVQISEIESGMRDLIVEGVVVEKSKPKTVQTRYGPAQLAYAIIDDGTGQIKLNLWRDQIDLVDVGAKIRVENAFTKEFRGEVELNVGSNGKIVVLEKGK, from the coding sequence ATGAGAAAAGTTCAGATATCTGAAATAGAGAGTGGAATGAGAGATCTGATAGTCGAAGGTGTTGTTGTGGAGAAGAGCAAACCTAAAACGGTTCAAACTCGCTATGGCCCTGCACAATTAGCGTATGCGATAATAGATGATGGTACTGGGCAGATAAAGCTGAACTTATGGAGGGACCAAATAGACTTAGTTGATGTAGGTGCCAAGATAAGGGTGGAAAATGCCTTCACAAAGGAGTTTAGAGGAGAAGTTGAGCTAAACGTTGGAAGCAACGGTAAGATTGTGGTGCTGGAGAAGGGCAAGTAA
- a CDS encoding DUF432 domain-containing protein, with protein sequence MQQLIYGLSLSPQVLFKLREEGITLKIDNQGSFVLYQREGGFPVSSVRKVVTKARCREEDFLVYPVHSIQPEISTNLLLRLSRPIIVAPRSTISVYVKVPISVGIYLFDEGAQMLIDSFSRHTYKYALYGSTASGMICRFHRTDVYLQVPEKELWNAITKVIIENDSEDYCEVKNIVFPVLNTMTYVDERGAAYIEAIRLHISRGGLGFTSLENAPPLDGLKEGPRQFGKSQERVVKFLLEFGF encoded by the coding sequence GTGCAGCAGTTGATATATGGCTTAAGCTTGTCCCCACAAGTCTTATTTAAGCTAAGAGAAGAGGGCATTACACTCAAAATAGATAATCAAGGCTCCTTTGTGCTATATCAAAGAGAGGGAGGATTTCCTGTAAGCTCTGTAAGGAAAGTAGTTACCAAAGCCAGGTGTAGAGAAGAGGACTTCTTAGTGTATCCAGTTCATTCAATTCAGCCAGAGATTTCAACAAATCTTTTGTTAAGGCTTTCTAGACCTATTATCGTTGCGCCACGCTCTACGATCAGCGTATACGTTAAGGTACCAATTAGCGTTGGAATATACCTCTTTGATGAGGGGGCCCAAATGTTGATAGACTCCTTTAGTCGCCATACGTACAAGTATGCACTTTACGGTTCTACAGCAAGTGGCATGATATGTCGTTTTCATAGAACCGACGTCTACCTTCAAGTTCCAGAGAAAGAGCTGTGGAATGCCATCACCAAGGTTATCATCGAGAACGACTCAGAAGATTACTGCGAAGTTAAGAACATAGTCTTTCCGGTCTTGAACACGATGACATATGTAGATGAGCGGGGAGCAGCTTACATTGAGGCCATTCGCTTACACATCTCAAGAGGTGGTTTGGGGTTTACATCTCTAGAGAATGCGCCCCCACTTGATGGATTGAAGGAGGGGCCCCGACAATTCGGTAAATCACAGGAAAGGGTTGTTAAGTTCTTACTGGAGTTCGGTTTTTGA
- a CDS encoding iron-containing alcohol dehydrogenase yields the protein MWTFVSPRTIVFGDDAIAFLENERASRVLIVTDETILRLGLVDMVKSNIKADIIEIFSEVEPEPSIDTALKCSKVARELQPDLIVAVGGGSVMDVAKTARVLMEVDIDPIAITPFLDLFELGYKRKARLIAIPTTSGTGADATWAVVLTDKVERRKLTPANKELIPDVTILDYRLVANMPRKLIAGSGFDALTHAIEGYLSVWRNDFSDALCEKAVELILDNLKKSYNGDMEARAKMHIAATMAGLGFGNSQVGLAHSLGHSLGGTFKLHHGLCVGIFLPYVMQFYLKSDVKTRMDVLAKKLGLADAEALIERIINLMQSVEMPTKLSEIITRKDFEENLEKLVIDTMNDASLGMSPRIPDTEQVKKIYEYSFEGRRIDF from the coding sequence ATGTGGACCTTTGTCTCTCCGCGAACAATAGTCTTTGGGGACGACGCTATAGCTTTCTTAGAGAATGAGAGGGCAAGCAGGGTCCTCATAGTTACAGACGAAACAATATTGAGACTTGGCTTGGTCGACATGGTTAAGAGCAACATTAAAGCAGATATAATAGAGATCTTCAGCGAAGTAGAGCCAGAGCCTAGCATAGATACCGCGCTTAAGTGCTCCAAGGTCGCGAGGGAGCTGCAGCCTGACTTGATAGTAGCGGTAGGTGGTGGGAGCGTTATGGACGTTGCTAAAACTGCGAGAGTACTCATGGAGGTCGACATAGACCCTATAGCAATAACACCATTCCTCGATTTATTTGAGCTCGGCTACAAAAGAAAGGCAAGGCTGATAGCCATTCCTACAACAAGTGGAACTGGTGCTGACGCTACTTGGGCCGTTGTTCTAACCGATAAAGTAGAGCGTAGAAAGCTTACTCCAGCAAATAAAGAGTTAATCCCCGACGTAACTATTCTCGATTACCGTCTCGTTGCTAACATGCCAAGAAAGCTCATAGCGGGGTCTGGGTTTGATGCGTTAACGCACGCCATTGAAGGCTATCTCTCAGTATGGAGAAACGATTTTAGTGATGCACTATGCGAGAAAGCTGTTGAGTTGATCTTAGACAACTTGAAGAAGTCTTACAACGGTGACATGGAAGCTAGAGCGAAAATGCATATAGCAGCGACGATGGCTGGCTTGGGATTTGGGAATTCCCAAGTTGGGCTTGCTCATTCTTTGGGCCACTCTCTTGGTGGTACCTTCAAATTACACCATGGACTATGCGTAGGCATCTTCTTACCTTACGTCATGCAGTTCTACTTGAAGAGCGATGTGAAGACTAGGATGGACGTCTTAGCTAAGAAACTAGGTTTAGCTGATGCTGAAGCTCTCATAGAGAGAATTATCAACTTAATGCAAAGTGTCGAGATGCCCACGAAGCTCTCAGAGATAATTACTAGGAAGGACTTTGAAGAAAACCTTGAAAAATTAGTAATTGATACTATGAACGATGCAAGTCTTGGTATGAGTCCCAGGATTCCGGATACCGAACAGGTCAAGAAGATTTATGAGTATTCATTTGAAGGAAGGAGGATAGACTTTTAG
- a CDS encoding mechanosensitive ion channel family protein yields MDLLQWLQAHWLDLLYAVIVIIVALFISTILERAAKRALLTRVSKSTADNVAKLIRYSILVVAVLIALTSIGVDVTGALIAGGFLGIVIGFAAQASISNFISGLLLLLERPFKIGDFIHVGDTVGMVVEIGILSTTIVTWDGVRVRIPSSQLFNSSFRNYTASRARLATVEVQIPYSASIERAVEAIESKLREQWYVLEEPRPVVFAKSFGSDGVVLEVRAWTPGSTWFTLYSNLPRLVKSALDEVGIEIPFPQRVVWFASPLKTEESTR; encoded by the coding sequence ATGGACTTGCTTCAATGGCTTCAAGCTCACTGGCTTGACTTGTTATACGCTGTTATAGTCATAATAGTTGCGCTCTTCATCAGTACAATACTTGAAAGAGCAGCGAAAAGAGCACTTCTGACTAGAGTTTCAAAGAGCACAGCAGATAACGTGGCGAAGCTTATTAGGTACAGCATCTTGGTCGTAGCCGTCCTCATAGCATTAACTTCAATAGGTGTGGACGTAACAGGAGCACTTATAGCCGGTGGATTTCTGGGTATTGTAATAGGCTTTGCTGCTCAAGCTTCAATATCCAACTTCATATCCGGGCTCTTGCTATTATTGGAGAGACCATTTAAGATAGGGGACTTCATACATGTAGGGGATACCGTTGGGATGGTAGTGGAGATAGGCATCTTATCAACGACGATAGTAACGTGGGATGGAGTGAGAGTACGCATACCGAGCTCTCAACTGTTTAATAGTAGCTTCAGGAACTATACGGCGTCAAGAGCCAGGCTTGCTACTGTTGAGGTTCAGATACCGTATTCAGCCAGCATAGAGAGAGCGGTGGAAGCTATAGAATCTAAGTTGCGAGAGCAATGGTACGTCCTTGAAGAACCTAGGCCAGTGGTCTTTGCAAAGTCATTTGGTAGTGATGGTGTAGTATTGGAGGTCAGAGCCTGGACCCCTGGATCTACGTGGTTTACTCTTTATAGCAACTTGCCAAGATTGGTGAAAAGTGCGCTCGACGAAGTGGGAATCGAGATACCATTCCCACAAAGAGTTGTGTGGTTTGCTTCTCCACTTAAAACAGAGGAAAGTACAAGGTGA
- a CDS encoding ROK family protein: protein MVRELVIGVDIGATKTRICLGDLGGNIYEKHVYMTSQASQNIIKFIISEVEKNFSHNMKDVIGIGVASIGPLDLRRGVILSPPNAPFRDVEIVASLEKAFGINTLLINDAVAAVWAEKVYGLGRSFRNMVYITLSSGIGAGVIVDDNLLIGKDGNAHEVGHIVVDSSGEMRCRCGGYGHWEAYCSGMNIPIFVKKLLREKYAHEFRESLLFEEYRKGALTTEVIFKHAKLGDKLALKLIEDEIGKLNAAGIASVVNCYDPEIVLLGGAITLNNKELVVSSIARHIDRYLTNRKPIIMPTDLGEDVVLKGAIAVIAKPPRTLIEYFEHYKGALA, encoded by the coding sequence ATGGTTCGAGAGCTCGTAATTGGAGTTGATATAGGAGCAACTAAAACTAGGATATGTCTTGGAGATCTTGGCGGGAACATCTATGAAAAGCACGTGTACATGACGTCGCAGGCTTCACAGAACATCATTAAATTCATCATTTCAGAAGTTGAGAAGAATTTCTCGCATAACATGAAGGATGTTATTGGTATAGGAGTTGCATCTATAGGACCTTTAGATTTGAGAAGAGGTGTTATATTGTCTCCTCCGAACGCACCCTTCAGAGACGTCGAGATCGTCGCTAGCTTAGAGAAAGCGTTCGGTATTAACACTCTCTTAATCAATGACGCTGTAGCTGCTGTTTGGGCAGAGAAAGTCTATGGCTTGGGAAGGAGCTTTCGAAACATGGTGTACATAACCCTAAGCTCCGGTATAGGTGCAGGTGTTATAGTTGACGATAACTTGCTCATAGGTAAAGATGGAAATGCTCATGAAGTTGGACACATAGTTGTTGATAGCTCAGGAGAAATGAGGTGTAGGTGTGGGGGTTATGGTCACTGGGAAGCGTATTGCTCTGGCATGAACATTCCTATATTCGTTAAAAAACTATTGCGTGAAAAGTATGCACACGAATTTAGGGAAAGCCTACTATTCGAGGAGTACCGCAAAGGAGCTTTAACGACTGAGGTAATTTTCAAGCATGCTAAGCTTGGCGATAAGTTGGCTCTCAAGCTCATTGAGGACGAGATAGGTAAGCTAAATGCTGCTGGTATAGCTTCTGTGGTGAATTGCTATGATCCAGAAATAGTTCTGTTAGGAGGGGCGATAACTCTAAACAATAAGGAGCTCGTGGTGAGCTCCATAGCGAGGCACATAGATAGGTATTTGACTAACAGGAAGCCCATTATAATGCCGACGGATCTTGGAGAAGACGTTGTTCTAAAGGGAGCCATAGCTGTAATTGCCAAGCCACCTCGAACACTTATTGAGTATTTTGAGCATTATAAGGGGGCATTAGCATAG
- a CDS encoding AIR synthase family protein → MKLSIGKLPPIVLESLVFSRLGVTDSRVLIGPSVGEDAAIIDLGDDRILAIHVDPITEAIERIGWLSVHVASNDIAVRGVKPSWFLSTILLPSSSVEALDSITKQIDAALREVGGTMVGGHTEISPGVEKPIVVMTALGIGLKDELVLTKGARPGDLVLMTKAAGLEGTAIIASDFRERLLDLGVSQSIIEDALRYFNDISVVREALTLAKTKAPTSMHDPTEGGLLNGLLEVAIASGCVITIHEDKIPIRTSTKIICEALSIDPLKLISSGVLIATIKPELVDAALSSLKSIGISFSIIGEVVGRGVPKVLLHRVSGEVEEVSGYVRDEISKLWSNTVY, encoded by the coding sequence ATGAAGCTTAGTATAGGGAAACTACCCCCCATCGTGCTTGAAAGTCTTGTTTTCTCGAGACTCGGAGTAACCGATAGTAGAGTTCTTATCGGTCCTAGTGTAGGTGAGGATGCAGCAATAATAGATCTAGGAGACGACAGGATCCTGGCCATACACGTAGACCCCATAACGGAGGCTATAGAGAGGATAGGTTGGCTAAGTGTTCACGTAGCGAGCAATGACATAGCTGTTAGGGGGGTGAAGCCAAGCTGGTTCCTATCAACAATACTCCTTCCCTCAAGTAGTGTTGAAGCTCTCGACTCAATAACAAAGCAGATAGATGCTGCACTTAGAGAGGTAGGTGGTACGATGGTTGGTGGTCATACGGAAATCTCTCCAGGGGTTGAGAAGCCAATAGTGGTAATGACTGCTTTAGGAATAGGATTGAAGGACGAGCTCGTCTTGACTAAAGGGGCAAGACCAGGAGACTTAGTACTCATGACTAAAGCTGCAGGATTAGAAGGAACAGCAATAATAGCGAGCGACTTTAGAGAAAGGCTCTTAGACCTAGGGGTTTCGCAGAGCATAATAGAGGATGCGTTACGATACTTTAACGATATAAGCGTGGTAAGAGAGGCGTTAACGTTAGCGAAGACTAAAGCCCCAACGTCGATGCACGATCCAACTGAGGGAGGACTGCTCAACGGTCTCTTAGAAGTAGCTATAGCATCAGGTTGCGTGATTACGATTCATGAAGACAAGATACCAATAAGAACATCAACAAAGATTATATGCGAGGCATTAAGCATCGATCCCCTCAAGCTGATAAGTAGTGGAGTCTTAATAGCAACAATAAAGCCAGAATTAGTCGACGCAGCCTTAAGCTCGTTAAAGAGCATCGGCATTAGCTTTTCAATAATAGGTGAGGTGGTGGGTCGTGGCGTGCCGAAAGTGCTACTTCACAGAGTTAGCGGTGAGGTCGAGGAAGTATCAGGATACGTACGCGATGAAATAAGCAAGTTGTGGTCAAACACTGTTTACTGA
- a CDS encoding aldehyde ferredoxin oxidoreductase family protein — MFGYCGRILRVNLSDKSTSVLPLNEEDAKLFIGGSGISAKIHYSLKTYQSDPLSTENPLTIMTGPLTATPTPGVNRVIFCARSPLTKMWGESASGGSFAAYLKYCGWDGLIIEGRSEKPVYLKIDRNGAEVRDASGIWGRGCYEAQESIVKELGEKRVATAVIGPAGENLVKYACIQVDNSRHAGRTGMGAVMGSKKLKGIAVCFDPAERFEIKLANYEKFKEVVSHFVETINNDFICSMLRDLGTSGYVENAEAFGDLPIKYFSKGTFEAATKISGATMAGTILRGNDGCLGCIVRCGRVVEFKGRKIHGPEYETIASFGSLQLNDDLESLVEINYLCNDLGMDTISAGVTISFAMWMTERGIGVFNVKWGDAERVKELLREIAFRRGVGEELAEGTRFLEEKYGVKGWGAHVKGLEIPMHDPRAFSSLACAYAVHPRGACHLPHQMYLYEMGKVIEEYNVISTDRFSSEGKGVLFAKVQNFTELFNDVTMCAFMPITPTMLADLLKYATGFKFDVEVLAKTGERIVTLKRLYNLKCGLKPEVDDVLPQVVLQPVEGGSAGNVPDVKKQVREYYEYRKWPNGIPSQEKLRELDLEA; from the coding sequence TTGTTTGGATACTGCGGGAGAATTTTAAGAGTCAACTTATCTGATAAAAGCACTTCGGTATTACCATTAAACGAAGAAGATGCAAAGCTATTCATTGGCGGTTCTGGGATAAGTGCAAAGATACACTACAGTTTGAAAACGTATCAGAGCGATCCTTTATCAACAGAAAACCCTCTAACGATCATGACCGGTCCTCTTACAGCAACCCCTACTCCTGGCGTTAATAGAGTGATATTCTGTGCTCGTAGCCCACTGACTAAGATGTGGGGAGAGTCGGCATCTGGAGGAAGCTTTGCCGCCTACTTGAAGTACTGTGGTTGGGACGGTCTCATCATTGAGGGAAGGAGCGAGAAACCTGTTTACCTAAAAATAGACAGGAACGGTGCAGAAGTAAGAGATGCAAGCGGAATCTGGGGAAGGGGATGCTATGAAGCTCAAGAGTCCATAGTCAAGGAGCTAGGTGAGAAGAGAGTTGCTACTGCAGTAATAGGGCCGGCGGGAGAGAACTTAGTAAAGTACGCTTGTATTCAAGTAGATAATTCAAGGCATGCCGGGAGAACAGGAATGGGTGCTGTTATGGGATCTAAGAAGCTGAAGGGCATTGCTGTTTGTTTCGATCCTGCTGAAAGGTTCGAGATCAAGCTTGCTAATTATGAGAAGTTTAAGGAAGTAGTTTCCCACTTTGTAGAGACCATAAACAATGACTTTATCTGTAGCATGCTTAGAGACCTAGGTACTTCGGGGTATGTCGAGAATGCTGAGGCGTTTGGAGATCTTCCGATAAAGTACTTCTCAAAGGGGACATTTGAGGCTGCAACTAAGATATCCGGTGCTACAATGGCTGGCACAATATTGAGAGGCAATGATGGTTGCTTAGGTTGCATCGTCAGGTGCGGTAGAGTGGTTGAATTTAAGGGAAGAAAGATACATGGTCCCGAATATGAGACCATAGCCTCATTTGGATCGCTTCAATTGAATGATGATCTCGAATCACTAGTAGAGATAAACTATCTATGCAACGACCTTGGAATGGACACCATTTCAGCTGGAGTTACAATATCTTTCGCTATGTGGATGACTGAGAGGGGCATAGGAGTATTCAATGTCAAGTGGGGAGATGCTGAGAGAGTTAAGGAGCTTTTGAGAGAGATAGCCTTTAGGAGAGGTGTTGGTGAAGAACTAGCTGAAGGTACTCGCTTCCTAGAGGAAAAGTATGGTGTTAAGGGTTGGGGGGCACATGTTAAGGGTCTCGAGATACCAATGCACGACCCTAGAGCCTTCTCATCACTTGCTTGTGCCTACGCGGTTCACCCAAGAGGTGCTTGCCACCTGCCACACCAGATGTACTTATACGAGATGGGCAAGGTCATAGAAGAGTACAACGTGATATCAACCGACAGGTTCTCGAGCGAGGGGAAGGGTGTATTGTTCGCTAAGGTTCAAAACTTTACTGAGCTATTCAATGACGTAACGATGTGCGCTTTCATGCCCATAACACCGACAATGCTCGCTGACCTGCTTAAATATGCAACAGGCTTTAAGTTCGACGTCGAAGTTTTAGCAAAGACCGGTGAAAGGATCGTTACCCTCAAAAGGCTGTATAACCTCAAATGCGGGCTAAAACCTGAGGTAGACGATGTACTCCCACAAGTCGTACTACAACCAGTAGAAGGTGGAAGTGCTGGAAACGTGCCTGACGTGAAGAAGCAAGTTCGAGAGTACTATGAATATAGAAAATGGCCCAATGGAATTCCAAGTCAGGAGAAGCTAAGAGAGTTAGACTTGGAAGCGTAG
- a CDS encoding DUF3795 domain-containing protein, translating to MGVCLPRASNVLYSYCGIVCSFCKAFVRGDCGGCDFHLDACEYIKCCLKRGLKCCFDCAEFPCRLHEEGFTWETEEYGPLKWKVYSDVFLRIFRSG from the coding sequence ATGGGGGTTTGCTTGCCAAGAGCTAGCAACGTCCTTTACTCTTACTGTGGGATAGTTTGTAGCTTCTGCAAAGCTTTTGTACGAGGCGATTGTGGTGGTTGTGATTTTCATCTCGATGCTTGCGAGTACATAAAGTGTTGCTTGAAGAGAGGGCTTAAGTGCTGCTTTGATTGCGCTGAGTTCCCATGCAGGCTTCATGAAGAGGGCTTTACATGGGAGACTGAAGAATATGGTCCATTGAAGTGGAAAGTCTATAGCGATGTATTCCTGAGAATTTTTCGGAGTGGATAA